One window of uncultured Trichococcus sp. genomic DNA carries:
- the trmL gene encoding tRNA (uridine(34)/cytosine(34)/5-carboxymethylaminomethyluridine(34)-2'-O)-methyltransferase TrmL, which translates to MTNHIVLFEPQIPANTGNIARTCAATNTTLHLIEPLGFSTDDKQLKRAGLDYWHDVNIIHHADLAAFLDYLGDRQLYLITKFADRIYSEADFTKDKDVFFIFGKETTGLPESFMQENAEKCLRIPMNDEHVRSLNLSNTACMVVYEALRQQGFPNLELTHTYENDKLKG; encoded by the coding sequence ATGACCAACCATATCGTACTATTTGAACCGCAGATCCCTGCGAATACAGGCAATATCGCGCGCACTTGCGCTGCAACCAATACCACTTTGCATCTGATCGAACCGTTGGGATTTTCAACCGATGATAAGCAGCTGAAACGCGCCGGGCTCGACTACTGGCATGACGTGAATATCATCCATCATGCGGATCTGGCGGCATTCCTCGATTATTTGGGCGACCGCCAGCTGTATCTGATCACAAAGTTCGCCGACCGCATCTACAGCGAAGCCGACTTCACGAAGGACAAGGATGTCTTCTTCATCTTCGGGAAGGAAACGACCGGTCTGCCGGAATCTTTCATGCAGGAAAATGCTGAAAAATGTCTGCGAATTCCGATGAACGATGAGCATGTGCGTTCCCTGAACCTTTCGAACACAGCCTGCATGGTCGTCTATGAAGCGTTGCGCCAGCAAGGTTTCCCCAATCTGGAATTGACCCATACCTATGAAAACGACAAACTGAAGGGCTGA
- a CDS encoding Rrf2 family transcriptional regulator, which yields MMKMKSGVEQAICILIMLATQIDQRPIKSAILSKRLSVSDSYLKKVMRSLVVSGLVDSEAGKDGGFRLRQTPEEITMLHIYEAIEGTHSFVRPTNLAEKVFLRADKIKDKKQEVLEVFFDAEQQFKARLRQYTLGSLLVEGSDRIGTADWESIVLSAEN from the coding sequence ATGATGAAAATGAAAAGCGGCGTGGAACAAGCCATCTGCATTCTGATCATGCTGGCGACCCAGATCGATCAGCGTCCGATCAAAAGCGCCATCCTTAGCAAGCGGCTGTCCGTTTCTGATTCCTACCTGAAGAAAGTGATGCGCTCCCTTGTCGTTTCAGGACTGGTTGACTCTGAAGCGGGCAAAGACGGGGGATTCAGGCTACGCCAGACTCCGGAGGAAATCACGATGTTGCACATCTATGAAGCGATCGAAGGAACGCACAGCTTTGTCCGGCCGACCAATCTGGCCGAAAAGGTGTTCCTGCGCGCGGATAAAATCAAGGACAAAAAGCAGGAAGTTCTCGAGGTATTCTTCGATGCAGAGCAGCAATTCAAAGCCCGTTTGCGGCAATACACGCTCGGCTCGCTCTTGGTCGAAGGTTCGGACAGGATCGGCACCGCCGATTGGGAATCCATCGTCCTCTCCGCAGAAAATTAA
- a CDS encoding MerR family transcriptional regulator translates to MNISEAAEKSGLTAVTLRYYERIGLIPPVTRGNGGVRLYKESDLGWINFIKCMRNAGLSIESLIEYTALFDKGKDTVVARKDILIEEQKKLQERYDELGKTLNQLNKKIEHYEQDHS, encoded by the coding sequence ATGAATATTTCAGAAGCAGCAGAAAAATCAGGGCTGACAGCGGTAACCCTGCGTTATTACGAACGGATCGGCTTGATCCCACCCGTGACCAGAGGCAACGGTGGCGTCCGGTTATATAAAGAATCCGATCTTGGTTGGATCAATTTCATCAAATGCATGCGCAACGCCGGCTTGTCGATCGAGTCGCTGATCGAATATACAGCTCTGTTCGACAAAGGAAAAGATACTGTCGTTGCCAGAAAGGACATCCTGATTGAAGAACAAAAAAAACTGCAGGAACGTTACGATGAACTAGGGAAAACTCTGAACCAACTGAACAAGAAAATAGAACACTATGAGCAGGACCATTCTTGA
- a CDS encoding methyltransferase domain-containing protein, whose amino-acid sequence MKKIEAGSLYLKQHRNLFQCPICKGSFEKVDGHSVVCANGHHFDVSKKGTLHLLMKGGQNEYGKEMLSSRKNLADTGFFYPLLDAVYAHIDKPESATVLDVGCGEGSHLHYLTEKGLKGAKIGFDISKDAIQLAASNFFPDAFWCVADLAHSPFAESAFDVILNIFSPSQYQEFDRVLKPGGKVIKVVPNAAYLIELREQLYALDTTKREYDNQQVVDRFYDIYPDAVSEEVVYTVDLDAQNYGWLMEMTPLSWGASETALANAAANPLKSVTVAVTLLVASKAV is encoded by the coding sequence ATGAAGAAAATTGAAGCGGGCAGTCTCTATCTGAAACAGCATCGGAATCTTTTCCAGTGTCCTATCTGTAAAGGAAGCTTTGAAAAGGTGGATGGGCATAGTGTCGTCTGCGCGAATGGCCATCATTTTGACGTATCAAAAAAGGGTACCCTGCATCTTTTGATGAAGGGCGGCCAAAATGAATACGGCAAAGAGATGCTTTCGAGCCGGAAAAATTTGGCGGACACCGGCTTTTTCTATCCGTTATTGGATGCCGTATATGCCCATATCGACAAGCCAGAGTCGGCGACAGTTTTGGATGTCGGCTGCGGAGAAGGATCGCATCTGCATTATTTGACCGAAAAAGGCTTAAAGGGAGCAAAGATAGGCTTTGATATATCGAAGGATGCAATCCAGTTGGCGGCCAGCAACTTTTTCCCTGATGCTTTCTGGTGCGTGGCCGACCTGGCGCATTCACCTTTCGCAGAGAGTGCCTTTGATGTCATCTTGAACATCTTTTCACCATCGCAGTATCAGGAATTTGACCGTGTTCTGAAACCGGGCGGAAAGGTCATCAAAGTTGTGCCGAATGCAGCGTATCTGATTGAGTTGCGGGAGCAGCTGTATGCCTTGGATACCACAAAGAGAGAGTACGACAACCAGCAAGTAGTGGACCGGTTCTACGATATCTATCCGGATGCAGTCAGCGAAGAAGTCGTCTATACCGTGGATCTTGATGCGCAAAACTACGGCTGGCTGATGGAGATGACGCCGTTGTCGTGGGGTGCTTCTGAAACGGCGTTGGCAAACGCGGCGGCAAATCCTTTGAAGTCCGTCACAGTGGCAGTAACGCTTTTGGTCGCCAGCAAAGCTGTCTGA
- a CDS encoding YhgE/Pip domain-containing protein has protein sequence MLKQEWQSIFKTKKMLIILFGISLIPSLYTVLFLSSMWDPYGKLAELPVAVVNQDKAVSYDEETLAVGDSLVAGLEESEALDFDFVSQEEADAGLADGSYYMALTIPEDFSENATTLLDETPQQMELTYRTSAGRSYIASKLTASAANEIKDTISDEVTAIYAQTVFDKLQTVAEGMTAAADGSAQLSDGTVQIKEGNESLTANLEALADSTLSFRDGAETLAVGLQTYLDGVAQLDAGAKALNDGTTKLTATMPELQAGVSQLNDGAAATANGSAALSDGLSSLATNTLTLSSGMTTLNDGMGQLAEGSESLTAGLTALNTSLTSAEQQAKLLALQSGLDQMKIGLETLDSQLQQSSLASDLTIVLSQLDGLTTTIASVQTELNNIAAAADPASNTAAIMDAIAQSGTELTPEQEEAVNQAVSTQLEAIANEQAGSIQSIAGGLTVLSGLSGIDAAAIVQQVTALQTSVSSLSTGYTSVYGGATTLVAGFGQIEQSSQTLLSGAQSLQTAIGTAQSGSQKLADGLSQLTTGSEQLAEGGQSLAEGNKQVSAGLQTLDAQTGVLAAGATELQEGTQALADGTLQLVENGSLLTDGTNKLADGAEKISDGSGRLADGSAQLNAGLVTLLSGTDELSAKLLDGSAALNEVDATENTYAMMAEPVSANQIETAPVANNGTGIAPYMMSVALFVGAISLNLMYDSFSPRKYPKNGISWWASKISVLAAVGICQSLIMIALLVKVNGLAPSSIEKTLLVTILTAFVSVSIVMLFNLLFDKVGSFLMLIFLILQLSGSGGTYPIQLSNSFFEAIHPYLPMTYSIDAYRQLFGIGGSISTDLFILLAILIVFNLLIILFYTVKRKQLRQEEVEVEEQSASLETQTA, from the coding sequence TTGTTGAAGCAAGAATGGCAGTCAATTTTCAAAACAAAAAAAATGTTGATCATCCTGTTCGGGATCAGTTTGATCCCTTCCCTGTATACCGTCCTCTTCCTCAGTTCCATGTGGGATCCCTACGGCAAACTGGCCGAACTGCCGGTCGCTGTCGTGAATCAGGACAAGGCCGTTTCCTATGATGAGGAAACTTTGGCTGTAGGCGACTCGCTCGTCGCCGGCTTAGAGGAATCCGAAGCCTTGGACTTCGATTTCGTTTCTCAGGAAGAAGCGGATGCCGGATTGGCGGATGGCAGCTACTACATGGCACTCACCATCCCGGAGGATTTCTCTGAAAATGCGACCACCTTGTTGGATGAAACACCCCAACAGATGGAATTGACCTACCGGACCAGCGCAGGCAGAAGCTACATCGCTTCCAAGCTGACCGCTTCCGCGGCAAACGAAATCAAGGACACCATCTCCGATGAGGTGACCGCCATCTATGCGCAAACCGTTTTTGACAAATTGCAGACTGTCGCAGAAGGGATGACGGCAGCCGCTGATGGCAGCGCGCAACTCAGCGATGGCACTGTCCAGATCAAGGAAGGCAACGAAAGCTTAACCGCTAACCTTGAGGCGCTTGCGGACAGTACCCTCAGCTTCCGTGATGGTGCGGAAACGTTGGCGGTCGGGCTGCAGACCTATCTGGATGGAGTCGCACAGTTGGATGCCGGCGCCAAGGCGTTGAACGATGGCACAACCAAGCTGACAGCAACCATGCCGGAATTGCAAGCAGGCGTTAGCCAATTGAACGATGGCGCGGCTGCAACAGCTAACGGAAGTGCAGCGTTAAGCGACGGGCTTTCCAGCTTGGCCACGAACACCCTTACGCTTTCGTCCGGAATGACAACCCTGAACGATGGCATGGGCCAGTTGGCGGAAGGCAGCGAATCTTTGACCGCTGGCTTGACGGCACTGAACACGAGTCTCACAAGCGCTGAGCAGCAGGCAAAACTGTTAGCATTGCAGAGCGGACTCGACCAAATGAAAATTGGCCTCGAAACGCTCGACAGTCAGCTGCAGCAATCCAGTCTCGCATCAGATCTGACAATCGTCCTGTCGCAACTGGACGGCCTCACCACCACGATTGCGTCGGTCCAAACCGAGCTCAACAATATCGCGGCTGCTGCAGACCCCGCCAGCAATACCGCAGCCATCATGGACGCGATTGCACAAAGCGGCACTGAGTTGACCCCTGAGCAGGAGGAAGCAGTCAACCAAGCCGTCTCGACACAGCTGGAAGCCATCGCAAACGAACAAGCCGGCTCAATCCAGTCAATCGCAGGCGGTCTTACAGTCCTGTCCGGATTGAGCGGCATCGATGCCGCTGCCATCGTGCAACAAGTAACCGCACTCCAAACCAGCGTCAGCAGCCTGTCAACCGGTTATACAAGTGTCTACGGTGGAGCGACGACACTTGTAGCGGGATTTGGCCAAATTGAGCAATCCAGCCAAACGCTCTTATCCGGTGCCCAATCGTTGCAAACAGCCATCGGAACCGCACAAAGCGGCTCCCAAAAACTGGCTGACGGCCTGTCCCAGCTTACAACCGGGTCCGAACAATTGGCGGAAGGCGGACAGAGCCTAGCGGAAGGCAACAAACAAGTAAGCGCCGGTTTGCAGACACTGGACGCGCAGACAGGCGTCCTTGCAGCAGGCGCGACGGAACTCCAGGAAGGTACACAGGCACTGGCGGACGGAACCTTGCAGCTAGTCGAGAACGGCAGTCTGCTTACCGATGGAACCAACAAACTTGCTGACGGCGCTGAAAAAATCAGTGACGGCTCCGGCCGATTGGCGGATGGTTCAGCACAACTGAATGCCGGTCTGGTCACTTTACTCAGCGGCACAGATGAACTAAGCGCCAAACTGCTGGACGGCAGCGCCGCGCTGAACGAAGTCGATGCCACGGAAAACACCTACGCGATGATGGCCGAACCGGTCAGCGCGAACCAGATCGAAACAGCACCGGTAGCCAACAACGGTACCGGCATTGCTCCCTATATGATGTCCGTCGCCCTCTTCGTCGGCGCCATCAGCCTGAACCTGATGTACGACAGCTTTAGCCCGCGGAAATATCCGAAAAACGGCATCAGCTGGTGGGCCAGCAAAATCTCTGTGCTTGCCGCTGTCGGCATCTGCCAATCTCTCATCATGATCGCCCTGCTGGTGAAGGTGAACGGTTTGGCGCCGTCTTCGATCGAAAAAACGCTGTTGGTCACCATTTTGACTGCGTTCGTCTCGGTCTCGATCGTCATGCTCTTCAATCTGCTGTTTGATAAAGTCGGCTCTTTCCTGATGCTGATTTTCCTCATCCTGCAGCTATCGGGATCCGGCGGCACTTATCCGATCCAGCTGTCCAACAGCTTCTTCGAGGCGATCCATCCCTATCTGCCGATGACTTATTCGATTGATGCCTATCGCCAGCTGTTCGGCATCGGCGGCAGCATCTCCACGGATCTTTTCATCCTGTTGGCGATCCTGATTGTCTTCAACCTGTTGATTATCCTCTTCTACACGGTCAAACGAAAACAGTTGCGGCAGGAAGAGGTCGAGGTCGAGGAACAATCGGCCTCTCTGGAAACCCAAACCGCTTAG
- a CDS encoding Hsp20/alpha crystallin family protein yields the protein MSNELRKSNSFFDLLSDTGSMFQNRFFQEIKLDVHETEDNYQVTADLPGYSKEDITVDYENDILSISAVRKSEKVEKDDKGQIIRQERSSGSVHREIYLKGINEDDITATLTDGVLNLVLPKKEPTPPTKRKIEIF from the coding sequence ATGTCAAATGAGTTACGCAAAAGCAACAGTTTCTTCGACCTGCTATCGGACACCGGCTCGATGTTCCAAAATCGTTTTTTTCAGGAAATAAAATTGGACGTTCATGAAACCGAGGACAACTATCAAGTGACAGCCGATCTGCCGGGCTACAGCAAAGAGGATATCACTGTGGATTATGAAAACGACATTCTCTCCATTTCAGCCGTCCGCAAATCGGAAAAAGTCGAAAAAGATGATAAAGGCCAAATCATCCGCCAAGAACGTTCTTCGGGTTCCGTCCACAGGGAAATTTATCTGAAAGGCATCAACGAAGACGACATCACCGCCACTTTGACGGATGGCGTGCTGAATTTAGTGCTTCCGAAAAAAGAACCTACTCCTCCAACTAAACGCAAAATTGAAATATTCTGA
- the queG gene encoding tRNA epoxyqueuosine(34) reductase QueG translates to MDFAALKAEIIEESKKLGIDKLGFTTAEPFEYMLESLKEQHAKGHTVGFEHPVLDERIYPDRIFDKPQSILSIALAYPSKMTEKAERVRGERRGNFSRASWGTDYHVILRDRMDRLIAFIQEKIPDARFKPMVDTGELIDTVVAQRAGLGFIGRNGLLITREFGSYVYLGEIITDIPFPADEPGIFGCGECTRCVDFCPTGAILGNGQLNPNVCLSYQTQTKGYMPEEYRQKIGHVIYGCDICQQVCPYNRAMDHHLHPEMEPEPESVTPVLQPMLTISNREFKEQFGQLAGSWRGKKPLQRNAVIALANYRDRTAIPELLRMIEQDPRPVLRGTAAWAIAEIVREANPELLAFFSDRLIIETDEETKAEIEKAYLKILEITE, encoded by the coding sequence ATGGATTTTGCCGCATTGAAGGCTGAAATAATAGAAGAAAGCAAAAAGCTTGGCATCGATAAACTTGGTTTCACGACTGCCGAACCTTTTGAATATATGTTGGAAAGTCTGAAGGAACAGCATGCGAAGGGCCATACGGTCGGCTTTGAGCACCCGGTCCTGGACGAACGGATTTATCCGGACCGGATATTCGACAAACCGCAGTCGATCCTTTCGATCGCGCTGGCTTACCCGAGCAAAATGACCGAAAAGGCTGAGCGGGTGCGCGGAGAACGCCGCGGCAATTTCTCGCGGGCTTCCTGGGGGACCGACTACCACGTCATCCTCCGCGATAGGATGGACCGTTTGATTGCCTTCATCCAGGAAAAAATTCCGGATGCCCGCTTCAAGCCGATGGTGGATACGGGAGAGCTGATCGATACAGTGGTGGCGCAGCGGGCCGGCTTGGGCTTCATCGGCCGCAACGGACTGTTGATCACGCGCGAGTTCGGTTCCTACGTCTACTTGGGAGAAATCATCACCGATATCCCTTTCCCAGCGGATGAACCGGGTATCTTCGGCTGCGGGGAATGCACGCGCTGTGTGGACTTCTGTCCGACCGGAGCGATTCTCGGCAACGGCCAACTGAACCCGAACGTTTGTCTTTCCTACCAGACGCAGACAAAAGGGTACATGCCGGAAGAGTACCGCCAAAAAATCGGCCATGTCATTTACGGATGTGATATCTGTCAGCAAGTCTGTCCGTATAACCGGGCCATGGATCATCACCTGCATCCGGAAATGGAGCCGGAACCGGAAAGCGTCACGCCTGTGCTGCAGCCGATGCTGACGATCTCGAACCGGGAATTCAAGGAGCAATTCGGCCAACTGGCTGGCTCTTGGCGCGGCAAAAAGCCGCTGCAGCGCAACGCCGTCATCGCCTTGGCGAATTACCGCGATCGGACGGCGATTCCGGAGCTGCTGCGGATGATTGAGCAGGATCCTCGGCCAGTGCTGCGCGGGACGGCTGCCTGGGCCATCGCGGAAATCGTACGCGAAGCCAATCCGGAATTGTTGGCATTTTTCTCCGACCGACTTATAATCGAAACGGACGAAGAAACCAAAGCCGAAATTGAGAAGGCTTATCTGAAAATACTTGAAATCACAGAATAA